In Pirellulales bacterium, a single window of DNA contains:
- the miaA gene encoding tRNA (adenosine(37)-N6)-dimethylallyltransferase MiaA, translating to MRPILRTAWYLTGPTAAGKTAVGIELAKRIDAEIVSLDSMAIYRRMNIGTAKPTAVERAAAPHHLIDLIEPAEEFSIAQYLAASEQAAVQIAQRGKQVLFVGGTALYLKALLRGLFSGPPADWKFRRELEELARIEGSNVLHERLRQVDPAAAAKLHANDVRRITRALEVHAATGKPISFYQQHFGTSRRAEECRVFVLNWPREQLEQRMRRRVDAMFETGLVDEVRQFMGKGGWRMGNETTFGRTARQAVGYREVIEYLRGERDLAATIELAKLRTRQFAKRQLTWFRGLCECRWIHVEEPLEPAATAGEIADLGAMCTRQAPP from the coding sequence ATGAGACCAATTCTTCGCACCGCCTGGTATCTTACCGGTCCGACCGCCGCTGGCAAGACCGCTGTGGGAATCGAATTGGCGAAGCGGATTGACGCGGAGATTGTTTCACTCGATTCGATGGCGATTTATCGCCGTATGAATATTGGCACGGCGAAACCGACGGCTGTGGAACGTGCAGCGGCGCCACATCACTTGATTGATCTGATCGAGCCGGCGGAGGAGTTCAGCATCGCTCAGTATTTGGCGGCTTCCGAGCAAGCAGCAGTGCAAATCGCGCAGCGCGGTAAGCAAGTGCTGTTTGTCGGCGGCACGGCCCTTTATTTGAAGGCGCTGTTGCGCGGGCTGTTTAGCGGTCCACCGGCCGATTGGAAATTTCGTCGCGAATTGGAAGAACTTGCCCGCATCGAAGGTTCGAACGTGCTGCACGAGCGATTGCGGCAAGTCGATCCTGCTGCGGCAGCGAAATTGCACGCAAACGACGTGCGGCGCATCACCCGTGCCCTCGAAGTCCACGCGGCCACTGGCAAACCGATCAGCTTTTACCAGCAACACTTTGGTACTAGTCGCCGTGCCGAAGAATGCCGAGTGTTCGTGCTCAATTGGCCGCGCGAGCAATTGGAACAGCGTATGCGCCGACGGGTGGATGCAATGTTTGAGACGGGGCTGGTGGACGAAGTGCGACAGTTCATGGGGAAAGGGGGATGGAGAATGGGGAATGAGACAACCTTTGGTCGTACCGCCAGGCAAGCCGTTGGCTATCGTGAAGTGATCGAATACCTACGCGGCGAGCGTGACTTGGCGGCCACGATTGAGTTGGCAAAACTCCGCACCCGCCAATTCGCCAAGCGGCAGTTGACGTGGTTCCGTGGTTTGTGCGAGTGCCGATGGATCCATGTGGAAGAGCCGCTCGAACCAGCGGCCACAGCCGGGGAAATCGCCGACCTTGGCGCAATGTGTACTCGCCAAGCTCCACCGTGA